One genomic region from Nilaparvata lugens isolate BPH chromosome 3, ASM1435652v1, whole genome shotgun sequence encodes:
- the LOC120350531 gene encoding uncharacterized protein LOC120350531 codes for MTGMLVGELFVQLELGKDRATFGNFLLGERILAFPSKPINQACVEIQTETSMSQDSLNNWTSYTTGPSTTNLDDDLPKQNAGKSHQFIIELDELTNHSTLLKSGKDEACYIDYKFPELDEKTNKSE; via the exons ATGACTGGTATGCTTGTTGGAGAATTATTTGTACAATTGGAGCTGGGAAAAGACAGGGCAACATTCGGGAACTTTCTGTTGG GAGAGAGAATTCTCGCCTTTCCAAGCAAACCAATCAATCAAGCTTGTGTGGAAATACAAACGGAAACGTCCATGAGTCAAGATTCTCTCAATAATTGGACCTCATACACTACTGGCCCCTCTACAACTAACCTTGATGATGATCTTCCTAAACAAAATGCTGGAAAAAGCcatcaatttatcattgaaCTAGATGAATTGACCAACCATTCTACTCTACTCAAATCAGGAAAAGATGAGGCCTGCTACATTGATTACAAGTTCCCTGAACTCGATGAGAAAACTAATAAAAGTGAGTAA